In Bacteroidales bacterium, a genomic segment contains:
- a CDS encoding T9SS type A sorting domain-containing protein — MINKIFFGLLFLFSAYTVKAQPSTKSISDTVDILNYDINLRLVNLSTKNISGFTTIKFTPKVDNLASLKLDLLKLHMDSVHFENAPLTTYNYNDTVLSINLPSPMNMDDTAYLSVFYHGAPQVDASGWGGFYFTNDSSYAYNLGVGFEAVPHNYGRVWFPCIDDFVDRATYDCRITVKNEKMAVCGGTLVSVIDNGDNTSTYYWRLHDPIPTYLASVAVGPYVAVQDTFAGINGDIPISIYVPSNYITATQNSFIHLKEILTAYETRFGPYRWERVGYVGVPFDGGAMEHAANIAYPLITINGNLTYESLYAHELAHNWFGNLVTCSTAGDMWINEGWARHCEAIYQEHLYGIDSYKQEIRDNHLYVVRALHIVDDEYRALYGIPDEYTYSSTVYDKGADVVHTLRNYLGDDLFFPAVKALMETYQHNDISSFEMRNFLSTQTGIDLTDFFQAWVFSPGFPHFSIDSFKITQTTPQTKVKVWVRQKLNNHPDFANSNHVEITFGKNDWQFYTDSLHFSGQFGSKEFIVPFEPDFAMMDFNEKISDATTDVHKVLKTTGMMDYLTALCRVEVMNISDSAFVRVEHNWVAPDSLKEVNPDIVRLSDYHYWNVDGIFPENFRAKGRFNYNRQVSSSLGNLDDVLLSTIASADSLLLLYRPGAWADWKITHFSRWGTSSAGMLIADTLKKGEYTFAIGTPYLANLTEKTTKNQILTVYPNPSNKIFTFSFLIKEKARLEIYDISGKEIFKMSLQKNRTSFSWDAASYPQGTYFARLISENGNLLAETKLSIVK, encoded by the coding sequence ATGATAAATAAAATATTTTTCGGCTTACTGTTTCTTTTTTCAGCTTATACGGTTAAAGCACAGCCCTCAACCAAAAGTATAAGCGATACGGTTGATATACTGAATTATGACATTAACCTTCGTCTGGTAAATCTGTCAACCAAAAACATTTCCGGTTTTACAACAATTAAATTTACTCCCAAAGTTGACAATCTTGCTTCGTTAAAACTTGACCTGCTGAAACTCCACATGGATTCTGTCCATTTTGAGAATGCCCCGCTTACAACATATAATTACAATGACACTGTTTTATCAATAAATCTTCCTTCCCCAATGAATATGGATGATACGGCTTATCTGAGCGTTTTTTATCATGGTGCGCCGCAGGTTGATGCTTCGGGCTGGGGAGGTTTTTATTTTACGAACGACAGCAGTTATGCTTACAATCTGGGCGTGGGTTTCGAGGCAGTACCTCATAACTATGGGCGTGTGTGGTTCCCATGTATTGATGATTTTGTTGACCGGGCTACTTATGATTGCAGGATTACAGTAAAAAATGAAAAAATGGCAGTCTGCGGAGGCACGTTGGTTTCTGTAATCGACAATGGTGATAATACCAGTACATATTACTGGAGGCTTCACGACCCCATTCCCACTTATCTTGCATCCGTTGCTGTGGGGCCTTATGTTGCGGTTCAGGATACTTTTGCCGGAATAAACGGGGATATTCCAATAAGTATTTATGTGCCTTCTAACTATATCACTGCCACACAAAATTCATTTATTCATCTGAAAGAAATATTAACCGCTTATGAAACACGTTTCGGGCCTTATCGCTGGGAACGTGTTGGTTATGTCGGCGTCCCCTTTGACGGCGGCGCGATGGAGCATGCAGCCAATATTGCTTATCCATTGATTACAATTAATGGTAATCTGACATACGAATCTCTTTATGCTCACGAACTTGCTCATAACTGGTTCGGAAATCTGGTTACGTGTAGCACAGCCGGTGATATGTGGATAAATGAAGGCTGGGCAAGGCATTGTGAAGCCATTTATCAAGAACATTTGTATGGCATTGATTCTTACAAGCAGGAAATAAGAGATAATCATCTTTATGTGGTCAGGGCATTACATATTGTTGATGATGAATATCGGGCACTTTACGGAATCCCTGATGAATACACATACAGCTCTACAGTTTATGATAAAGGCGCCGATGTGGTTCACACACTTCGGAATTACTTAGGCGACGACTTATTTTTTCCTGCAGTAAAAGCATTAATGGAAACTTACCAGCATAATGATATTTCTTCTTTTGAAATGAGAAATTTCCTTAGCACTCAGACAGGTATTGATTTAACTGATTTTTTTCAGGCATGGGTATTCAGCCCGGGATTTCCGCACTTCTCGATAGATTCTTTTAAAATTACCCAAACCACACCACAGACAAAAGTTAAAGTTTGGGTTAGGCAAAAATTAAATAATCATCCTGATTTTGCAAACTCAAACCATGTGGAGATAACTTTCGGAAAAAACGACTGGCAATTTTATACTGATTCGCTTCATTTTTCAGGTCAGTTTGGCTCTAAAGAGTTTATAGTTCCGTTTGAACCCGATTTTGCAATGATGGATTTTAACGAGAAAATCTCTGATGCAACAACGGATGTTCACAAAGTGTTGAAAACAACGGGCATGATGGATTACCTCACAGCATTGTGTCGCGTGGAAGTTATGAATATTTCAGATTCGGCTTTTGTCAGGGTAGAACACAACTGGGTGGCTCCCGACTCATTAAAAGAAGTAAACCCTGATATAGTAAGGTTGTCAGATTATCATTACTGGAATGTTGATGGAATATTTCCGGAAAATTTCAGGGCAAAAGGCCGTTTTAATTATAACAGGCAGGTGAGTTCATCGCTGGGGAATCTTGATGATGTGTTGCTTTCAACTATTGCTTCAGCGGATTCTTTACTTTTACTATACAGGCCCGGGGCATGGGCTGATTGGAAAATAACACATTTTTCTCGTTGGGGAACTTCAAGCGCGGGAATGCTGATTGCCGATACGCTTAAAAAAGGAGAATATACTTTTGCGATTGGTACACCCTATCTGGCAAACCTTACAGAAAAAACAACAAAAAATCAAATTTTAACGGTATATCCTAATCCCTCAAATAAAATCTTTACTTTTTCGTTTTTGATAAAAGAAAAAGCCCGGTTGGAAATTTATGACATTTCGGGAAAAGAAATTTTTAAAATGAGTCTTCAAAAAAACAGGACTTCTTTTTCATGGGATGCAGCATCGTATCCTCAGGGAACTTATTTTGCAAGGTTGATATCCGAAAATGGCAATCTGCTTGCCGAAACGAAACTAAGTATTGTTAAATAA
- a CDS encoding OmpA family protein → MRNLFFLLVFACSNVYLFSQNTFTIKPENADCKKPVEIKDTIFGPTNAAPSGYGAVMEISGEKNSLYAFEQEHNTCWYFFKAPYDAQLEFDIIPVNSNDDYDFILYKYNGRTFCSDVAEKKILPVRTCISRNDKKIGSKTGLSKTAIHEFIHSGPGPSYSKSLRVKKGDIFYLVVDNVYPKGSGHTIVLHYTDIKKPAENSITENKTSGNNNQQKPKVVVPENATVNINIVDKVTQQLVKANVKIFFKNKTGEAPLFSFDSVSSCVASLPLSSSFSIKTEAEEYFDQIKDFKTSATGENVIIKIELDRIMAGQNIVFDNILFYGNSAAFLPESKPVIDVIASTMKRNGKLKIEIHGHVNCPSNWEDCNNMQEHNMQLSVNRAKAVYDYLEDKGIETNRMAYKGFGATKMLFPDARSEDRMKKNRRVEILIISND, encoded by the coding sequence ATGAGGAATTTGTTTTTTTTATTGGTGTTTGCCTGTTCAAATGTTTATTTGTTTTCACAAAATACTTTTACAATTAAACCCGAGAATGCCGATTGTAAAAAACCTGTCGAAATTAAAGACACTATTTTCGGACCTACAAATGCCGCCCCATCAGGATATGGTGCTGTCATGGAAATATCCGGAGAGAAAAACAGCCTGTATGCTTTTGAACAGGAACATAATACCTGCTGGTACTTTTTTAAAGCACCCTATGACGCACAGCTTGAATTTGATATAATTCCTGTAAATAGCAACGATGACTATGATTTTATTTTGTATAAATACAATGGCAGGACTTTTTGCAGCGATGTGGCTGAAAAAAAGATTTTGCCTGTCAGGACATGTATTTCCCGTAATGATAAAAAAATTGGCAGTAAAACAGGCCTCTCAAAAACAGCCATACATGAATTCATTCATTCAGGTCCGGGGCCTTCATATAGCAAAAGCCTGAGGGTGAAAAAAGGTGACATTTTTTACTTAGTTGTTGATAATGTATATCCAAAAGGCTCGGGACATACTATCGTTTTGCATTATACCGATATAAAAAAACCGGCGGAAAATAGTATCACCGAAAACAAAACTTCGGGGAATAATAATCAGCAGAAACCCAAAGTAGTTGTCCCGGAAAATGCCACCGTAAATATCAATATTGTTGATAAGGTTACACAACAACTTGTAAAAGCCAACGTAAAAATATTTTTTAAAAACAAAACCGGAGAAGCCCCTTTATTCTCGTTCGACAGCGTTTCGTCCTGTGTGGCTTCTTTGCCGCTCTCATCATCATTTTCCATAAAAACGGAAGCCGAAGAATATTTTGACCAGATAAAAGACTTTAAAACCAGTGCTACAGGGGAAAATGTAATAATTAAAATTGAACTCGACAGAATAATGGCAGGGCAGAATATTGTTTTTGATAATATTCTTTTTTATGGGAATTCTGCCGCCTTTTTACCCGAGTCAAAACCCGTAATTGATGTTATTGCAAGCACCATGAAACGTAATGGAAAATTAAAGATAGAAATACATGGTCATGTGAATTGCCCTTCTAATTGGGAGGATTGTAATAATATGCAGGAGCACAATATGCAGTTGTCTGTAAACCGTGCCAAAGCAGTATATGACTACCTTGAAGACAAAGGGATTGAAACAAACAGAATGGCATATAAAGGATTTGGCGCTACAAAAATGTTATTTCCCGATGCACGCAGCGAAGACAGAATGAAGAAAAACCGAAGGGTGGAAATTTTAATTATCAGCAACGATTAA